The window GTGGACAGGGATGATCTTGATTTGATCTATATTGCTACCCCATGGGAATGGCATACACCAATGGCAGTTTATGCCATGGAGGCAGGTAAACATGCTTGCAGTGAGGTGCCCATAGCGGTTACTTTGGAAGAATGCTGGCAGTTAGTGGAGACTTCTGAACGCACAAAGAAACATTGCATGATGATGGAGAACTGCTGTTATGACTTCTTTGAATTGATGACACTCAATATGGCCAGAGATGGATTCTTTGGGGATGTTTTTCATGGAGAAGGTGCCTATATTCATGATTTATTGGGGTTGAATTTTAGTAAAACAGGCTACCAAGACATGTGGCGTTTAAAAGAAAATTTCAGGAATGGTAACCTTTATCCTACTCACGGGCTAGGACCTGTTTGTCAAGCCATGAACATCAACCGGGGTGATCAGATGGATTATTTGACCTCCCTTTCCAGCAATGATTTTCTTATGAAAGCACATGCTCAAAAATTAGCTGAGACAGATAATTTCTATAACTCTTTTGCCACAAAAAGTTATAGGGGTAACATGAATACCACCATGGTGAAGACTAAAAAAGGAAAATCCATTATGATTCAGCATGATGTGAGCTCCCCGCGTCCTTATTCTAGGATTCACTTGCTCAGTGGTACAAAAGGTGCTGCGAGTAAATATCCTGTACCTGGAATTTCAACCGGTCATGAGGGGTGGTTAAAGGCTGATGAAATGAAGGTTCTCGAAGAAAAATATACTCCGGAAATCGTAAAAAAAGTAGGTGAAATGGCCAAACAAATTGGAGGACATGGAGGCATGGACTTTATGATGGATTGGCGAATGATTGATTGCCTTAGAAACGGTTTACCTCTTGACCAAGATGTTTATGATGGGGCATTGTGGAGTGCAATTGGTCCATTGAGCGAATGGTCTGTAGCCAATAGGTCCAATTCTATTGATGTACCTGACTTTACAGCCGGATCATGGGAAACCAATTCACCGGTAGAACTAACCTTAAAAGGTGGCGGTACCACCGGCGTTAGTGTTTAAATAAAATAAAAAAAGCTGTGGAGATTATTTCCACAGCTTTTTATTTTTTTTATCTGTTATTACAATCAATTCGTCTTGTACATTTTATCTCTCAAGGCTTTGATTTCCTCACTTTCTAAATAAGATTCATAATCCATCCTGCGATCGATGGTGCCTGTAGGAGTAAATTCAATTATTCTATTGGCAACTGACTGCACAAAGGCATGATCATAGGAACTGAACAATACTGTACCGTTAAAATCTATCATTGCATTGTTAAGTGCATGGATGGATTCCAAATCAAGGTGATTGGTAGGTTCATCTAATACCAATAAGTTTGGGTTTTGTAGCATCATTCTTGACAGCATGCACCTTACTTTTTCCCCTCCGGAAAGAACGGAAGCTTTTTTAAATGATTCTTCACCTGTAAATAGCATCCTTCCCAAGAAGGTCCGAACATAAGCTTCTTCTTGATTTTCGGAATATTGACTGAGCCAGTCAATTAATTTAAGATCAGAATCAAAATAAGGAGAATTGTCATTGGGCATATAAGCCTTATTGATGGTTACTCCCCATTTAAAACTTCCCGATTGAACAGGGATTTCTCCCATTATTGTTTGGAAAAATTTTGTTACCGCCTGCTTGGTTCTAGAAAGGAAGGCAATTTTATCACCTTTATCTACCATTAGGTTAAGGTCGGTAAAGTACGTAGTGCCATCATTTTTTAACTCAAGCTCTTCTGAAAGTAGAATTTGATCTCCTGCTTCACGTTCAGGTTTAAAAATAATGCCCGGATATTTTCTTGTAGAAGGCTTAATTTCATCCACATTTAATTTTTCCAACATCTTTTTTCTTGCCGTTGCTTGTTTTGACTTTGCCACGTTAGCAGAAAATCGCTCGATAAAGGATTGTAACTCTTTCCTTTTGTCCTCAGCTTTTTTGTTTTGATCTGCTTTTTGCTTGGCAGCAAGCTGAGAGGATTCGTACCAGAAGGTATAATTTCCTGAAAAGATATTGATTTTGCCAAAGTCAATATCAACAATATGAGTAGCCACAACATCTAAGAAGTGCCTATCGTGAGATACCACAATAACCAGGTTCTTAAAATTCACAAGAAAGTCTTCTAACCAGCCAATTGTCTCGGCGTCCAAATCATTGGTAGGTTCATCAAGAATCAGGATGTCGGGATTACCAAATAGAGCTTGGGCCAATAAAACCCTCACCTTTTGATCTCCAGAAAGGTCTTTCATTAGTTTGCCGTGCAAGCTTTCCGTAACACCTAGTCCTGAAAGGAGGGCTGCAGCATCAC of the Cyclobacterium marinum DSM 745 genome contains:
- a CDS encoding ABC-F family ATP-binding cassette domain-containing protein translates to MISVDNLSLKFGKRTLFEEVNLKFTPGNCFGVIGANGAGKSTFLKILTGELDSTTGSVNITPGQRMAVLSQDHFAFQDEEVLRTVIMGHKQLFNIMNEKDAIYMKEDFSEADGIRAAELEAEFAEMDGWNAESDAAALLSGLGVTESLHGKLMKDLSGDQKVRVLLAQALFGNPDILILDEPTNDLDAETIGWLEDFLVNFKNLVIVVSHDRHFLDVVATHIVDIDFGKINIFSGNYTFWYESSQLAAKQKADQNKKAEDKRKELQSFIERFSANVAKSKQATARKKMLEKLNVDEIKPSTRKYPGIIFKPEREAGDQILLSEELELKNDGTTYFTDLNLMVDKGDKIAFLSRTKQAVTKFFQTIMGEIPVQSGSFKWGVTINKAYMPNDNSPYFDSDLKLIDWLSQYSENQEEAYVRTFLGRMLFTGEESFKKASVLSGGEKVRCMLSRMMLQNPNLLVLDEPTNHLDLESIHALNNAMIDFNGTVLFSSYDHAFVQSVANRIIEFTPTGTIDRRMDYESYLESEEIKALRDKMYKTN
- a CDS encoding Gfo/Idh/MocA family protein, which gives rise to MSNNRREFLKLSGLAGLGVVGTGFKGLSLEEQEQVLAQSKKKHAQRFNMSGYAAPKLEVVRVGIVGLGSRGPGAVNRLSKIEGVEIKALCDLRPEMVDKVVKSLEGTSHKPETYSGSAYAWKKMVDRDDLDLIYIATPWEWHTPMAVYAMEAGKHACSEVPIAVTLEECWQLVETSERTKKHCMMMENCCYDFFELMTLNMARDGFFGDVFHGEGAYIHDLLGLNFSKTGYQDMWRLKENFRNGNLYPTHGLGPVCQAMNINRGDQMDYLTSLSSNDFLMKAHAQKLAETDNFYNSFATKSYRGNMNTTMVKTKKGKSIMIQHDVSSPRPYSRIHLLSGTKGAASKYPVPGISTGHEGWLKADEMKVLEEKYTPEIVKKVGEMAKQIGGHGGMDFMMDWRMIDCLRNGLPLDQDVYDGALWSAIGPLSEWSVANRSNSIDVPDFTAGSWETNSPVELTLKGGGTTGVSV